The proteins below are encoded in one region of Nitrospirota bacterium:
- a CDS encoding HU family DNA-binding protein, whose translation MVNRKARMGRNPATGEAIKIPAKRVLKFRIGKACKDSVLGKK comes from the coding sequence ATGGTTAACCGGAAAGCCCGGATGGGAAGAAACCCCGCAACCGGTGAAGCGATCAAGATCCCGGCAAAGAGAGTCTTAAAGTTCCGGATCGGAAAAGCCTGTAAAGATTCTGTTTTAGGAAAGAAATAA
- a CDS encoding putative toxin-antitoxin system toxin component, PIN family: MPVRAVIDTNIWVSALLNPFGFPARLRKAFEEGAFHAVVSEPIIKEISDVLSRPRIKSRYGVSEHNVQELLILIEERSEHVLLSGDIDICRDKDDDLIIETAVKGKAGYLVTRDDDIKFDKDVSAYLSKYDISVLSVAKFLNLLGLKEPSKK, encoded by the coding sequence GTGCCTGTTAGGGCTGTCATTGACACGAATATCTGGGTATCCGCATTACTTAACCCCTTTGGTTTCCCCGCCAGATTAAGAAAAGCTTTTGAGGAAGGGGCCTTCCATGCTGTGGTATCCGAACCTATTATTAAAGAAATCAGCGATGTCTTGAGCCGCCCGAGGATAAAGTCGCGGTATGGCGTTAGTGAACATAACGTTCAGGAACTCCTGATACTGATAGAAGAACGCTCGGAACATGTCCTTCTTTCCGGAGATATTGACATCTGCCGAGACAAAGACGATGACCTCATCATAGAGACCGCTGTCAAAGGAAAAGCCGGATACCTTGTCACAAGGGATGATGATATCAAGTTCGACAAGGATGTCTCCGCATACCTTTCAAAATATGATATTTCCGTTCTTTCGGTAGCAAAGTTTTTGAATCTTCTGGGATTAAAAGAACCTTCAAAAAAATGA
- a CDS encoding antitoxin family protein, with translation MSHVITAIFEDGVFKPLQDVQIKEHEKVEIKILAHDEWQKRFNRIIAKIHKKASKYSPNEIESDITQAIKEVREKKRAC, from the coding sequence ATGTCCCATGTTATTACAGCCATATTTGAAGACGGGGTTTTTAAACCTCTCCAGGATGTGCAGATTAAAGAGCATGAAAAAGTTGAAATAAAGATACTTGCCCATGATGAATGGCAGAAGCGGTTTAACCGGATTATAGCAAAAATTCATAAAAAAGCCTCAAAATACTCCCCAAATGAGATAGAATCCGATATCACCCAGGCCATAAAAGAGGTCAGGGAAAAGAAGCGTGCCTGTTAG
- a CDS encoding nucleotidyltransferase domain-containing protein: protein MESKIIETLNRIEREQNIRVLYAVESGSRAWGFASTDSDWDVRFIYLHRPEWYLSVQHRRYVLEYPLVDGLDISGWDLHKTLGLFMKSNPPLLEWLRSPIVYKEAYSTAQQLRDLSLQYFSPRSCIYHYLHMAEGNYREYLHGEEVRVKKYFYVLRPLLACRWIEAHKNMPPMEFAKLIGDQLPQSLQTVVGDLLNRKRSGEELDKGPRIREINEFVGGEIERLNQLPIGTPSNEMPDWEVLDEVFRGSLSDAWGK from the coding sequence GTGGAATCAAAAATCATCGAAACTCTAAACCGAATCGAAAGGGAGCAAAACATCCGTGTTCTCTATGCGGTCGAATCGGGAAGCCGTGCTTGGGGCTTTGCCTCGACCGACTCGGACTGGGATGTTAGATTCATCTACCTCCACCGTCCCGAATGGTATCTTTCTGTCCAACATCGGCGTTATGTTTTGGAGTACCCATTGGTGGATGGGCTGGATATCAGTGGTTGGGACCTTCATAAGACGTTGGGCTTGTTCATGAAGTCCAATCCACCACTTCTGGAGTGGCTGAGGTCTCCGATCGTTTACAAGGAAGCGTATTCGACCGCACAACAGCTTCGGGATTTATCACTTCAGTACTTTTCCCCTCGCTCTTGCATTTACCACTATTTACACATGGCGGAAGGAAACTATCGGGAATACCTTCATGGTGAGGAAGTCCGAGTTAAGAAATATTTTTATGTGTTGCGGCCTCTTTTGGCATGCCGCTGGATTGAGGCGCATAAGAATATGCCTCCTATGGAGTTTGCAAAATTGATTGGAGATCAATTGCCCCAAAGCCTTCAAACGGTTGTGGGTGACCTGCTTAACCGAAAGCGCTCCGGTGAAGAACTTGATAAGGGACCCCGAATAAGAGAAATCAATGAATTTGTAGGAGGGGAAATTGAGCGGCTAAATCAACTGCCAATTGGAACGCCTTCGAACGAAATGCCAGACTGGGAGGTACTCGACGAGGTATTCCGGGGGTCTTTGTCTGACGCATGGGGAAAATAG